The nucleotide sequence cttcctctctctctctgcccctccccccactcatgctctgtttctctgtctctgtctctgtctctctcaaaaattaataaacattaaaaaattactatgtgacaatctattttcttctcagttttgaagagaaaaaagaatcctctCTTCCTGTCGACACTGGTCAATGAGGGGAAGTCAATGAATTCATGCAGGGGCCCAGGCATATCAGAGGTCTTGGGAAAGAGATGAGAATGGAGATTTAGGTGAGAAGTAGGAACCGGGATGCAACGTTAGACTTCACTCCTTTCTAAAACtggacccccccccgccccgccgaaAAGACAGGGGATGGGAAGGGCAGACGAATTAGGGATTGACAGGTGCCTCAGCTGTCCCAGGGGGCTGCCAGTGTGTGTAGCTAGGAAAGTATGTGAGGTCTTTTCATCCACTTTAGAATACGCAATCAATAGCAGAAGGAATTTTCCGCTTTATGACTGATCTTTCTGTGGGTAACCCCCCAGTGACACACTTGAAGAAATCAGATAGTCGCAAACCCTTTTCAAATACTACATCATTCAGGAGAGCCAACACCTTGAAACCTCAAATCCCATCAGCCCTCAAAATGTTTCACAAATATGACTAAAAAGGAGGCTTTCAGGAAAGCTTGATGGGACCGTTTGAATACGATCTGGCAAAGAACAGCCAGGCTTTTGAATAGCTGCTCCTACATAATTCTTTTTCCTGTAGATCTGGGTATCCTGTTACATAAACGCGAAGTCTATAGAAATTCACCAAGACAAAAATAGGAAAGCAGGAGATTTGAAACATACTCCTGCCAGCCTTAACTGAGAGTCTTCTGTGAATATGGAGGACAAAGAATTGATTCTCCTGCTGCCCGCTCCCGGGGTGCCGCAGAGAGCAAACACGAGTGCAGAGCACGGACGCCCGCCCCTCAGTTCTTTCAGCAGCCCCACGAGGCGGCTGTGTGTCTCTGACACAGAACTGCCTGGACCGGTGGCAACTCTCAGGGCCTCCACGTTCCCGCAGTGCAGCGCACCCTGGCTTCTGCCCACGTGCGTGAAACTGCCCTCCCCAACAGCACCATCACCTCCAACGGCCACACCCAATGGCCacccctctgccctcttcctgtGGGGGCTCTCTGACAAGTTTCTCTTGGAAGAACTTGACTTCCGGTTTGCACTCACTCACCTCTTCTtccatttactatttttaaggtAGATGTCtggccttttttccttttctctccctgactGATGTCACTTACACCCGAAGACATCCAGCTCTGAGCTCCTTCCCTGGGCCTCCTCCGCTCCCACAGCTTGCCGGACGCCTTCACTCACACAATCTGCAGGGACTGTTTTAAAACCAGCTCAGTACTCACTTCCCCAAATTAGCTCCTCCTGTGCTGCTCCCAGAATTAAAGACATGATCTCCCCCAAGGATGAGACTCCTTACTTTCCTCATTCCACATTCCGTCAGGTCCTGCTGAGTCCTTCTCCAAAATGTTTCTGGGGTCTGCGTCAACTACCACTGTGTTCAGCGCCTTCCCATCTTCCTCCTGAGCCACGAGGAGCTTCCTAATTGCTCTGCCTTCACCCTTTGTCCCCTGCCTCCTCACCCTTCACTGCCACCAGAGTTAGTTTTCTGAAACACAGGGGACGATCAGGTCGCTCCCCTATCTAAACCCCTGTCCTCGCACCTGCAGGATAAAGGGCAGGACATTCAAGACTGTGCCTTCTGGTCTCGCCCACCCCTAAGCCTTGTCCTTCCACGATGCAACAAAAGTCTCACCAAATAAAACAAGTTCTCCAAAAATGCTCTGTACTTTCACACGTCACTGCAAAGAAAGACCTCTGCTGTATTTCTCTGCTAAGCAGATTCCTGTGGGCCCTTCCATTTCAGTCATTAACTTGTGCATGAAGTCTTACCTCACCCCTCCCTTGGAGAACAGCCACTTCCTCGCTAGTGTTCCTCAGAACCTCCCGCACATCCTGAGCTATCCTACTTGGGATCAGCTGTCTACACGTGTTCTACAATGCTGCATTACAGCTGCTTCACATCTTTGTGTCTTTGAGGCTGGGCAACAAGCAAAAGaaatgtctgctgaatgaatgaacaactgAGTCAACCGTCTTTCCACAACTAAAGCTAATGCCCAGTCACTCATCTTTTAACTCCTTTAATGCCCTTGCAGGGTAAGCTGAAATAGCTTAAAATTACACTTGGACACAATGGGAAACTAcaactttctttaaaatgaatttctgggGGGAATATACCTATTCCTTAACAGTACATTTGCTGTTTACTAATAATAGAAAACTCTGCCTGTTAGTCTGTGCACAATTATTCCTTGGTCAATCCCATTTCAAACACGTACCTGAGGGATACAGAGTCCTTTGAGTCTAATCTGTAGCAATTCTGAGACTTGTGGGAACAAAAATGGTCATACTGGCAGGGACACTGAATACTCTGAACTGAAATCACGTGTAAGGAACACAAGAAATTTTGACGTTCGATAAATAAAATTCCTTGctacatttaataaacatttaatccTTATTGGGTCAAAAAAAGATGAATAGGaatgtttgttattgtttctaGTAACAAAATTTAAACGCACTGAAGTATACCTAAATACAACCTTCTTAAAGGACAAAGCCGAACTTCCTCCGATTACTCTCTGCAGTGAAAGAACATCTTAGCGACCAGTGACAGCGCTGAGAGAGTGCTCTTTCCTTTCCTGCCACTGGTCTCTTATTAACACTGCTCCTTGCCACTTACAAACGTCCTCAGCCCCAGAATTTTCACGTAACAGTATTTCTGAAATGATCAGTACTAAAAAGCTTCAGATGCTaaggctgttattttttttaattaaaaaaataaaatttatctatttttgagagacagaaagagacagtgggatcaggggagggtcagagagagaggcagacacagaatcagaagcaggctccagcctctgagttgtcagcacagagcccgacacggggctcgaacccacaaaccgtgagatcatgatctgagccaatgtcggatgcttaaccgactgagccacccagacgcccctaaggTTGTGTTATTAAACTTGTAACATTCACAACAAGAATGCCTTAATTTATGACCAGCAGATATATGTGAAAAAGGTAACACTGGTTGCACTTTTTGGCTCTGACTCCCCATGCAGGCTCACCCAGAATCTCCAGGCCAAGGTTTTCAGTATAGAGAAAATACTGTTTCGCTGCACCCTACACCAAGTTATTTTCCCTCactatttaagaaacaaaaaacatatttgtTGAGACTTTGCAGTAATGAAGTGAATCCATGCACAAATTTTTAATGAACACCTGCTAAAGGCAGCGCACTGTGCTGGTGAGTACAACTGAAATACCCATTGCTATAAAATACAGACAAGTTATTGGAAGCTGATATACAAGTTGTAACAGCAGCATATGTTTTGAGGCAAGGATTGAGAAGTCTGAAATTTTCCTCTCCTGTTCCAATTTTGGAAATGTACTCCTTCCTTTATAGTAATCTTAATAATTAGAGAGTAAATCATAAATTTAACCAATGATCTCTCAGTCTCAAGAACAAAGTCTTAGGACTCATTCTGTAAAGATTTCCCAGATAATAATAGAGCATCACCCCAAACTCAGACTGTCAAGCATGGGCATTATACACTTACAACAGGTAGGTAGGAATTTGTTGAGCACCATACACCCaagtttctctgtctcctttcttctcttcacctGGAGTCAGACAATTTATGCAATTATGCTTTCTTCCCAACAGTCTATTGTCTCTATACTGTATTTTCTAAACCTTGGGACACAGCTTCAAAATTTATGAAATCTGCTAAAAAggcacataaagaaaaaaaattaccaaccaCTTGATAAAGGGATGTAACTAAAACACCAAGAGCAGCAAACACCATTCCAAGGAAATTAAACTTCACATCGTAATAAGAATTTAGGATTACACCTAAAGTTATAGGAATCTgtaaagaaaaagaggtaaatgTTGTTCAGATTAAATTCATGAGACACAAATCTAGTTAATCATAAAAGCATCACGGGAAAACAATGAAcctgtataattttttttccacctgAAAAAAACGGTTAAACCAATTTCCTCAAAGtgaaatatgttaattttatatttatgttcatatttaattctatttaaaattctgGGTAAAATAATGAGTCAATGCATTGCAATTTGCAACAAAAGCATACAATGCATATGCATATAGGAGCAAATGGACCCTCACGACTAGTGGCTAAACAACATATAAGCATGAACATAtagcaaaagcattaaaaatttaaaaactaagtcATTAAGTGCTAAATgtagcttcttttatttaaagacagaaaactcTGCAACATGTCACTGCAAACATATTCGGAGACATATTTTATGCTGAACGGTTAACGTCAATTCATACATGGTTTGATTCCCCTGGGTCGAAGGAGGGCCGTTTTTCAAGTTTGAGATTTTGCAGATATTCTGATACACTGAATTGCATAATGCAACGCAGCGTCCTTTTCTTACCGATCACAGCATTTAAGGATTTCCCTCAAACAGCAATTACTAAAGCTCACACAAGCTCACTCTTCTGGGCTAAGAGCCCAAAAGAGTGCCAAGATGACTTTTTTCACCTCTCTCAAATAAGCCTGAAATTCACAGGCTCACAGATGACTCATCTGTGCATTGCAAGTTGATTGGAAAGAGCTTGGCGCAAGGTTAAACATTCAAATTTCCCGGGGAGAAAGATGGTCCAGGAGGTGAGTTGTTAGAGATGTGCCTTGCGAAGCCGAAGCTACTCACCAGCGTGAGCTGTATTTTGGTAGAGAAGGTTTTCTTGTAGCAGAGGGTCTGGATGACTATGATGACCGGCGTGGTCATGGCCTTGGCCAGCTGATAGGTGCCTATGGTGTTGTTCTGCAGAGAGAGATTGGTGAAGACCACGAAGCCACAGAAACTGAGGGCCAGGAGGACGAGTTTGGAAGGCGGCAGACTCTTGGGCGCAAAGATGTCCAGTTTCTGGCAGATGTACAAGCCCAGCCAAGTGACCACGAAGTGTACCAGGGTCAGGCTCAGGTTAGGGAACCCGTGGTGCACATAGATCCATTTGTTGAGGAACACAATACAGATGGACACCAGCAGGTTGAGCAGGAGCCCAGCGGCAATGCGTCCGTTGCCTCGCATTCGGTCCGTAAGCGATGCCATAACCCCGGCCGAGCGGGGGCCCTTAAGCCCCTGAGAGGGATGCCCGGTCTGTCTCCGgctgctcctcccctcttccgCCGCCTCCACGTTCTCGCGGGCTTCACGGTCCGACCCGGGAGAGGCATGCACTCTCCGCGTCCCTGGTGAGCAGCAGCCTCAGCCACATACACATGCTCCGCAGCCGCCCATTCAGCTGGTGACGACGCGGCAGCACGTCCCGCGCGCTCCGCCCACCTCCGCTCGCGACCACGTGGCTCGGGGCTCCAGTGCTTCCGCCCCCGAGCTGTGGGCGGATCAGCCTGTGCCCTGCGCAGGCGCGCTGGGCTCTGCATTAGGGACATCTGCGTCCTCGCTTCCCTACTTGCTTGGTCGCTTAACCTCGACTCTGGTTGGGGGAATCTGGGACCCTTCTCTTGGTGTTGGACATTTCCTATGTGTCATTTTGACTTAATTTGCTAGAGAGCTGCTCTCAAACTAGTGGAGTGCAGACGCTGTGGGCCAGTTTTCTGTATAAGCCAATGTGGTTATGGCCAGAAAGGggaaagcattattattattattaattttatttttttagcattgttttttgaaagcatatttttaaacgttttattttaaaaataaaaacatacaaaagaatagaCAGTATGATGAAGTCTCATATCCTCCTTATGTTTAGTACACTATTCAGATTTTCGTCTTTTTGAATCAATGTTTGGCCTTTTAATTGTTCTAGAAAACAATCCGTTTAACTTAAATGTCCTAATATACTTAGAGTTGTATACAGTAATCtaacatatttgaaatttatttcatctGTTGTTCTGTCACTTATTCTAAAAGCTATgcatttgagttttctttgtcCCTTGGTTAGCCTTGCCAgtcatttgtctattttattgGCCTTTTCGAAGATTTGTtctaccggggcgcctgggtggctcagtggattaagcttccacttctgctcaggtcaggatctcagggctcatgggtggttcatggattcagccgcacatcaggctttgtgctgacagctcagagcctgaagcctgcttgggattctgtgtctgtgtctccctttctctctgcccctccccttgtcatgctctgtctctctctctctcaagaataaacataaaaaaattaaataaaataaaaagattagttCTATTGAATTTTATTCGagttattacttttttcttcttccctaccAAAGTCTTGAATAGATGTTcagttctttaattaaaaaataaagagcacactgtgtacattgtgttagccaatttgacagtaagttatattacaaattaaaaagaataaaaggatttAAGGCTATGAGTTCCCACCCTGGGAATAGCTTTGTTCACAATCCTGGGCACCGTGTAATATTCTCAGTCCTTATTTCCTAAGTAGTCTGATTGAcagttttaatttcctctttgatgtaAGAATTATGCAAATAATTGAACACCTGCTTTGTGCTAGGCACTAAATTTGGCACCTGGAAGTTAGTGGCGAGTAAGACTAGTTCAGACCCTCTCTTAAGTAACTTAGTGGGAGAAGACTGGTACCAAACAATGACAAACTATGATAACAATATTCCAAAGTAACAAAATATGGTCCTGTGATTGTTAGTAAGAGAATTAGATGTCAACTCGGGGAGAGGGAGGTGGTCAAGGACTTCCCCAAGGAAATGACTCAAATTAAGATTTGGATAGAAGTTAACATGGTCTTTAATGAGTAAAGTCTAACATGGTCTTCCTGATAAGCTTTTCTTCCTATCAGGCTACCAAATTCTACCGATTCTAACCATACTGCGTGCCTTTCCCATTTCATGTTTCTATTGCCATCCTCTGGTCCAGTTTGGACCTACAGAACTGCCTGGTCAATGATTTACAATGTTTACCCTCACCCACTCCCCAATTAAGAGCTGTGGCACCTGTCTCCATTTAGTCTATTCAAATTCATTTCCTCCTTGTGGTTATAGATTTGGACTGACAATCTTAGAATGGATGataaattgtctttttattattcatctatttctcttgcaatatttgaaaatagttaCAGTACGAACTCTTAAATTTGGGTTAAGATCTAATAGTATCTAGTGGATTCCAACTGCCCGTTGGGTTAGGGTTACCCAAGACCCTGTCACTCAAGACCTTCCTGAGTCTGACTCCATCTTTGCCATGCATCCAGTTTTCTACTGTTCTGGAAACTGTCCTTCTTCAGACTCATTTAATTGGCTAAGTGGCTTTCTCTACCTCCTTTACCAAAGCACAGGAGTCCTAATTCTTACTTGTCCTGAAATGTGAGTATTATCCTTATTTCTCATTTACAGATGTTGAAAATAGAGGTTCATGGCTGTTACCTTGCAGCTAGAATGGGATGAGAGTAAGATCCCAAATCAAATTTCTCTTGACTCTGAAACCACTTCCCCTCCTTTCTATTGTGGAGAATTTCAAACTTGTGTAAAGGTAAAAAACAGTATAATAATATGCATAACCAATAAGCTCACAAGAAAGTGAGCTTTACGTGCTGTACCCGTCACCTGGTTTCACCAACTGCCATTTTCATGTGCACCTATCTGtcactcctttttatttatttatttctgagagcgaGAGAtggactgtgagcaggggaggtgcacagaaagagggagacacagaatccaaagcaggctccaggctctgagctgccagcacagagcccgacacagggggcttgaacccatgagccaggagatcatgacctgagccaaagtcagatgcttaaccgactgagccacccaggcaccccttcactcCTCCATTTGatctttcaaaagcaaatttaCATTCATTCAAATGCAATAAATTGCACATTTTTCGGTAAGTGGATGCACCTATGTAACCCACACCTCTGTCAAGATACAGTACATTTCCATCACCTCATAAAATTCCCTAGAAAATCC is from Suricata suricatta isolate VVHF042 chromosome 10, meerkat_22Aug2017_6uvM2_HiC, whole genome shotgun sequence and encodes:
- the SLC35E3 gene encoding solute carrier family 35 member E3 isoform X2; this encodes MASLTDRMRGNGRIAAGLLLNLLVSICIVFLNKWIYVHHGFPNLSLTLVHFVVTWLGLYICQKLDIFAPKSLPPSKLVLLALSFCGFVVFTNLSLQNNTIGTYQLAKAMTTPVIIVIQTLCYKKTFSTKIQLTLIPITLGVILNSYYDVKFNFLGMVFAALGVLVTSLYQVWVGAKQHELQVNSMQLLYYQAPMSSAMLLVAVPFFEPVFGEGGIFGPWSVSALLMVLLSGVIAFMVNLSIYWIIGNTSPVTPPFVNSGPRLSGYHSCCLCGA
- the SLC35E3 gene encoding solute carrier family 35 member E3 isoform X1 encodes the protein MASLTDRMRGNGRIAAGLLLNLLVSICIVFLNKWIYVHHGFPNLSLTLVHFVVTWLGLYICQKLDIFAPKSLPPSKLVLLALSFCGFVVFTNLSLQNNTIGTYQLAKAMTTPVIIVIQTLCYKKTFSTKIQLTLIPITLGVILNSYYDVKFNFLGMVFAALGVLVTSLYQVWVGAKQHELQVNSMQLLYYQAPMSSAMLLVAVPFFEPVFGEGGIFGPWSVSALLMVLLSGVIAFMVNLSIYWIIGNTSPVTYNMFGHFKFCITLFGGYVLFKDPLSINQGLGMLCTLFGILAYTHFKLSEQEGSKSKLVQRP
- the SLC35E3 gene encoding solute carrier family 35 member E3 isoform X4, translated to MASLTDRMRGNGRIAAGLLLNLLVSICIVFLNKWIYVHHGFPNLSLTLVHFVVTWLGLYICQKLDIFAPKSLPPSKLVLLALSFCGFVVFTNLSLQNNTIGTYQLAKAMTTPVIIVIQTLCYKKTFSTKIQLTLIPITLGVILNSYYDVKFNFLGMVFAALGVLVTSLYQVWVGAKQHELQVNSMQLLYYQAPMSSAMLLVAVPFFEPVFGEGGIFGPWSVSALLMVLLSGVIAFMVNLSIYWIIGNTSPVTAPIFAHSGVK
- the SLC35E3 gene encoding solute carrier family 35 member E3 isoform X3 — encoded protein: MASLTDRMRGNGRIAAGLLLNLLVSICIVFLNKWIYVHHGFPNLSLTLVHFVVTWLGLYICQKLDIFAPKSLPPSKLVLLALSFCGFVVFTNLSLQNNTIGTYQLAKAMTTPVIIVIQTLCYKKTFSTKIQLTLIPITLGVILNSYYDVKFNFLGMVFAALGVLVTSLYQVWVGAKQHELQVNSMQLLYYQAPMSSAMLLVAVPFFEPVFGEGGIFGPWSVSALCINFIPLDLGSGELEAVKVTDTSNLPFEEERSFSLNSSSHRYIESV